Proteins encoded in a region of the Vicia villosa cultivar HV-30 ecotype Madison, WI linkage group LG5, Vvil1.0, whole genome shotgun sequence genome:
- the LOC131603726 gene encoding calcineurin B-like protein 7 isoform X1, which yields MGCSCMKPRIRREDPAILAEQTYFNVSEIKALYDLFKKLSSSMVNDGLISKEEFQLGLFGSSKKRNLFGDRVFDLFDSKNDGMIDFGEFVRALSVFHPAATQPQKAAFAFRLYDIWQRGFIERDEVREMILELLRESDLVLSHDIIELIIDKAIKEADLKGDGRIDREEWECFVARNPSLLKNMTIPYLKDLNMQFPGFYEVVSEDIEDNATGIL from the exons atggGCTGTTCTTGCATGAAACCGCGAATTCGGCGTGAAGATCCTGCGATTCTTGCCGAACAAACTTATT TTAATGTTTCTGAAATTAAAGCATTATATGATCTCTTCAAGAAATTAAGCAGCTCTATGGTTAATGATGGGCTAATTAGCAAA GAAGAGTTTCAGCTTGGTTTGTTTGGAAGTAGCAAGAAACGGAACCTCTTTGGCGACAGG GTGTTCGATTTATTTGACTCGAAAAATGATGGTATGATAGATTTTGGAGAGTTTGTTAGAGCTTTAAGCGTTTTCCATCCTGCAGCGACGCAACCACAAAAAGCAGCTT TTGCATTTCGATTATACGATATATGGCAAAGAGGCTTTATAGAACGAGACGAGGTAAGAGAGATGATATTGGAACTCCTAAGAGAGTCTGATTTAGTTCTTTCTCATGATATAATTGAGCTAATAATTGATAag GCCATTAAAGAAGCTGATTTAAAAGGAGATGGAAGGATTGATAGAGAGGAGTGGGAATGTTTTGTTGCTCGAAATCCATCCTTACTCAAGAACATGACAATTCCATATTTGAA GGATTTGAATATGCAGTTTCCTGGTTTTTATGAAGTAGTATCAGAAGATATTGAAGATAATGCAACAGGCATTCTGTGA
- the LOC131603726 gene encoding calcineurin B-like protein 7 isoform X2 — MGCSCMKPRIRREDPAILAEQTYFNVSEIKALYDLFKKLSSSMVNDGLISKEEFQLGLFGSSKKRNLFGDRVFDLFDSKNDGMIDFGEFVRALSVFHPAATQPQKAAFAFRLYDIWQRGFIERDEAIKEADLKGDGRIDREEWECFVARNPSLLKNMTIPYLKDLNMQFPGFYEVVSEDIEDNATGIL, encoded by the exons atggGCTGTTCTTGCATGAAACCGCGAATTCGGCGTGAAGATCCTGCGATTCTTGCCGAACAAACTTATT TTAATGTTTCTGAAATTAAAGCATTATATGATCTCTTCAAGAAATTAAGCAGCTCTATGGTTAATGATGGGCTAATTAGCAAA GAAGAGTTTCAGCTTGGTTTGTTTGGAAGTAGCAAGAAACGGAACCTCTTTGGCGACAGG GTGTTCGATTTATTTGACTCGAAAAATGATGGTATGATAGATTTTGGAGAGTTTGTTAGAGCTTTAAGCGTTTTCCATCCTGCAGCGACGCAACCACAAAAAGCAGCTT TTGCATTTCGATTATACGATATATGGCAAAGAGGCTTTATAGAACGAGACGAG GCCATTAAAGAAGCTGATTTAAAAGGAGATGGAAGGATTGATAGAGAGGAGTGGGAATGTTTTGTTGCTCGAAATCCATCCTTACTCAAGAACATGACAATTCCATATTTGAA GGATTTGAATATGCAGTTTCCTGGTTTTTATGAAGTAGTATCAGAAGATATTGAAGATAATGCAACAGGCATTCTGTGA
- the LOC131603727 gene encoding calcineurin B-like protein 8 isoform X2 codes for MSISMSCFCLTRSRSKVKHEQSSILASETSFTVNEVEALFDLFKKLSSSIIDDGCIHKVFDMFDIKRNGVIEFGEFVRSLSIFHPRASEDKKIEFAFKLFDLRNTGYIQHSELREMVLATLNESEVTVSDDIVESIVEKTMMEVDSKGDGKIDMEEWKEYAAKNPSLLKIMTLPYLKDITMAFPSFVLHTEVED; via the exons ATGTCCATTTCCATGAGTTGTTTTTGCCTTACCAGAAGTAGATCAAAAGTTAAGCACGAACAATCTTCCATACTTGCTTCCGAGACATCAT TTACTGTGAATGAGGTTGAGGCTTTATTTGACTTGTTTAAGAAACTAAGCAGTTCAATTATTGATGATGGCTGCATTCACAAG GTATTTGATATGTTTGATATTAAGCGTAATGGAGTTATCGAATTTGGTGAATTCGTTCGTTCCCTAAGCATCTTTCATCCACGGGCATCCGAGGACAAGAAAATTGAAT TCGCGTTTAAACTGTTTGATCTTCGAAATACCGGATACATTCAACATAGTGAG TTAAGGGAGATGGTATTGGCTACTTTGAATGAATCAGAAGTTACCGTTTCAGATGATATTGTTGAATCCATCGTGGAAAAG ACAATGATGGAGGTTGATTCAAAAGGAGACGGGAAGATTGATATGGAAGAGTGGAAAGAATACGCGGCAAAAAATCCTTCTCTTCTTAAGATCATGACTCTGCCATATCTAAA GGATATAACTATGGCATTTCCAAGCTTCGTTTTGCACACCGAAGTGGAAGACTAG
- the LOC131603727 gene encoding calcineurin B-like protein 7 isoform X1 codes for MSISMSCFCLTRSRSKVKHEQSSILASETSFTVNEVEALFDLFKKLSSSIIDDGCIHKEEFQLALFRNSSKQNLLASRVFDMFDIKRNGVIEFGEFVRSLSIFHPRASEDKKIEFAFKLFDLRNTGYIQHSELREMVLATLNESEVTVSDDIVESIVEKTMMEVDSKGDGKIDMEEWKEYAAKNPSLLKIMTLPYLKDITMAFPSFVLHTEVED; via the exons ATGTCCATTTCCATGAGTTGTTTTTGCCTTACCAGAAGTAGATCAAAAGTTAAGCACGAACAATCTTCCATACTTGCTTCCGAGACATCAT TTACTGTGAATGAGGTTGAGGCTTTATTTGACTTGTTTAAGAAACTAAGCAGTTCAATTATTGATGATGGCTGCATTCACAAG GAGGAGTTCCaacttgcactttttagaaataGTAGCAAGCAAAATCTACTTGCAAGCAGG GTATTTGATATGTTTGATATTAAGCGTAATGGAGTTATCGAATTTGGTGAATTCGTTCGTTCCCTAAGCATCTTTCATCCACGGGCATCCGAGGACAAGAAAATTGAAT TCGCGTTTAAACTGTTTGATCTTCGAAATACCGGATACATTCAACATAGTGAG TTAAGGGAGATGGTATTGGCTACTTTGAATGAATCAGAAGTTACCGTTTCAGATGATATTGTTGAATCCATCGTGGAAAAG ACAATGATGGAGGTTGATTCAAAAGGAGACGGGAAGATTGATATGGAAGAGTGGAAAGAATACGCGGCAAAAAATCCTTCTCTTCTTAAGATCATGACTCTGCCATATCTAAA GGATATAACTATGGCATTTCCAAGCTTCGTTTTGCACACCGAAGTGGAAGACTAG